Sequence from the Neorhizobium sp. NCHU2750 genome:
TCAATATGCGGATCGTGTCGTTGACATTGCCGTTCTCGAAGAGGAAGCGGTCCGTGACGATCAGGCAGCGTTTCTTTTCCTTGAGGTCATCGAGCGCGAAAGGCAGGCTGCCGCGGCGGAAATAGATGGACGGCGGCAGCTTGTGCCACAGCATGTTTTCTGCGCGCATGGCGACGGTCTTCCGGTTGATCAGGTGCTGAGGCCCGACATTTTCGGAGATAGAATTCCCGCCCCAGGAGCCGCAGCCGAGCGTCAGTGACGGGGCGAGGCGGAAATTATAGAGGTCGCCGATGCCGCCATGGGACGCCGGCGAGTTGATGAGAATGCGCGACGTCTTCATCTTCGCGCCATAGGTGGCAATGCGCTGCGGCTGAAGGTCCTGGTCCGTGTAAAGCACGGATGTATGGCCAACGCCCCCGAAGGCGACCAGCGCTTCGGCCTTGTCGCAAGCCTCCTCGAATGTCTTTGCCTTGTACATGGCGAGTAGCGGCGACAGCTTTTCATAGGCAAACGGTTCCGTTTCGTCGATTGCCTCGACTTCGGCGATCAGGACCTTGGTACCGGCGGGAACCTCGAAACCCGCCATTTCGGCAATCTTGCCTGCCGATTGTCCGACGATTTCAGCATTGATCGATCCCTTCTTGAGGATCAGGCTCTTGATCGCTCCAGCTTCGTTGCCCGACAGGACATAACCGCCGTGATTGCGGAAACGCTCGCGTATGGCATCGTAAACCGGCTCGACGACGACCACCGACTGTTCCGACGCGCAGACGACCCCGTTATCGAACGTCTTCGACATCAGGATCGAGGCGACGGCCCGCTTGATATCGGCGAATTCATCGATCACCGCAGGCGTGTTGCCAGCGCCGACGCCGATTGCCGGCTTTCCGGACGAATAGGCGGCCTTGACCATGCCGGGACCGCCTGTTGCCAGGATGAGGTCGATCGACTTGTGGTGCATGAGCGCATTGGAAAGTTCGACGCTGGGCTCGTCGATCCAGCCGATGATATCCTTCGGTGCGCCGGCCTTGACTGCTGCCTCAAGCACGAGGCGGGCTGCCTCGCAGGTCGAGCGCCTGGCGCGCGGATGGGGCGAGAAGACGATGCCGTTGCGTGTCTTCAAGGCAATCAGCGCCTTGAAGATAGCCGTAGAGGTCGGGTTGGTCGTCGGCACGATCGCGCATATCAGGCCGATCGGCTCTGCAATCGTCGCCGTGCCGTATTCGGGCTCTTCGGAAAGGACGCCGCAGGTCTTTTCGTCCTTGTACTTGTTATAGATGTATTCGGAGGCAAAGTGGTTCTTCCCCACCTTGTCCTCCATCACCCCCATGCCGGTTTCCTCGACCGCCATCTTGGCGAGCGGGATGCGGGCATTCGCGGCGGCGAGCGCCGCGTTACGGAAGATCTCATCCACCTGGGACTGGCTGAACCCCGCATAAACTTTCTGGGCAGCCTCGACGCGGGCAACGAGTTCATCGAGTGCGGCTTGTGTGCTGACTGTCATGATGCTCTTTCTCCTGAGTTGTCTATGCGGAGTGTTCCCTTCAGGCTTTGTCCAGGAAGGCGTCGAGGCGGGTGAACGAGAACGGTTCTTCGGTCAGATAGCGGAAGTCTTCGATGACCTTGGCCCGCAGGTTGGGCGTATCGATCGAGCGACCCCAGAAGGCGGTTTCCTGCAGATAGGCCGCGATCATGCTTTCCAGCCCCTTGTCGGTGCCGTCATCGGCTGCGGCGATCGACGCGACGCGCTCGATGATGTCGGCCGAATCGCGCGGCGGCAGTGCCTTCGCACCCTCGAAGCGACCGAGATAGAAGGCGAGCCAGGAGGCAAGCGACAAGGTCATCAGCGGCGCCGGCTTGCCGAATTTCTCATCGTAAGCCAGCAGGCGATCGAGATTGCGCGTCTGGTACTTGACGATGCCGTTGAGGCTGATGTCGTACCAGAGGTGGCGGATATAGGGGTTCTGGAAACGGCGCAGCACTGCGGCCGCAAACTCCTGCAATTCGCCCTTGGGCAAGGTGAGGAAGGGAATGACTTCCTCATTGAGAAGACGATCGAGGAAACGTGCGCCAGCCGGCTGCGATACGGCCTCACCGACGGATTCGACGCCGGCCAGAAGGGAAAGTGCGCAGAGGCCGGTATGGGCGCCATTGAGGATCGCTACCTTGCGAGCCTTGTACGGAGTGACGTCCTCTACAACGACAGTACCCTCATCATGATCGGCCAGCGGAATCCTGAGTTCCGGCATGCCGGGCTTCCGTTCGATAACGAAGAAGTGGAAGAGTTCGGCAGCAGACATGAACTTGTCCTCGTAGCCGAGTTCTTCGGTCAGCGTGTCGGCTTCTGCCCGTGGAAAACCGGGCACGATCCGGTCGACCAGCGTGTTGTAGAAGGCGTTGGCCGTCTCCAGCCAGGCGATGAAGGTCGGTTCAAGAGTCCACTCGTTTGCGTGCTGCAGGACGATCCGCCGCAACTCGTCGCCGTTATGGTCAATGAGTTCGCAGGCCACCATCTGCAGGCCCGCCTCTGCCTTCCCACCGAATGCCTTCCAGCGTTCGTAAAGGAAGCGGGTCAGTTTGCCGGGGTAGGAGACTGGCGGTGCATCTTCGAATTTCACGGTCGGGACATAGGCAATACCGGCATCCGTCGTATTCGAGACGACGACCGTGATATCCGGATTGTGGGCGAGTGCCAGCACGCCCTGCCAGTCTTCGTGAGACGAGATTTCCTGGCGCACGCAGGCGATCAGCCGCGGTTCCGAGACTTTTTCTCCGGCTTCGTTCATGCCGCGCGACAGGACGGTATAGACGCCATCCTGCTCGTTGAGGGTGAAGGGAAGACCGCCGGCGATTGGCCGCAGAACGATGACACCCCAGTCTGAACCCGCTTTCTCGTTAAGCCGGTCGACCTTCCAGTCGACAAAGGACCTGAGGAAGTTGCCTTCGCCCCACTGCAATATCCGGGGCGTCGGGCGGGCGCGCCCTTTCAGAAAGCTCTCATTCAAACGTGTCATATACTTGTCCTTCCAATGCTGCAGACACTCGTCTGCACGTCGGAGGCATGTTGAAGATCAAGACATGCGACCTGTCATTGATCTAGCTTCGTGCTTTCCCGCGATCGGAGATAATTCGGCACGTGGAGGAAGAGCGCACGGCTATGCCAGATGCCGCCGCGGTGACTGCCAGCGGCTTATCGGCAGGTGCGAGGTCGAAGATGACTGTCTGGTTTTCCAAATTTTCGGTCGGGCTTCGTCTCGAAGAGGTCGTTCATGCTTTTGGTTGCCGGCAGGTGCGGACCCTGCGTCAGGCTCGAAGTCATGCAGTTTTCTGACGTTCATGCGGAAATGTCACATATGCGGCAAAGATTCACACGTGAGGTACGTAAATCAAAAATGCTGTTGCAA
This genomic interval carries:
- the adhE gene encoding bifunctional acetaldehyde-CoA/alcohol dehydrogenase, which codes for MTVSTQAALDELVARVEAAQKVYAGFSQSQVDEIFRNAALAAANARIPLAKMAVEETGMGVMEDKVGKNHFASEYIYNKYKDEKTCGVLSEEPEYGTATIAEPIGLICAIVPTTNPTSTAIFKALIALKTRNGIVFSPHPRARRSTCEAARLVLEAAVKAGAPKDIIGWIDEPSVELSNALMHHKSIDLILATGGPGMVKAAYSSGKPAIGVGAGNTPAVIDEFADIKRAVASILMSKTFDNGVVCASEQSVVVVEPVYDAIRERFRNHGGYVLSGNEAGAIKSLILKKGSINAEIVGQSAGKIAEMAGFEVPAGTKVLIAEVEAIDETEPFAYEKLSPLLAMYKAKTFEEACDKAEALVAFGGVGHTSVLYTDQDLQPQRIATYGAKMKTSRILINSPASHGGIGDLYNFRLAPSLTLGCGSWGGNSISENVGPQHLINRKTVAMRAENMLWHKLPPSIYFRRGSLPFALDDLKEKKRCLIVTDRFLFENGNVNDTIRILKELGLEVEVFFEVSADPTLAVVRKATALANAFQPDLILAVGGGSPMDAAKIMWVMYEHPDVEFTDLALRFMDIRKRIYRFPKLGKKAMFVAIPTTSGTGSEVTPFAVVTDEATGIKYPIADYELTPHMAIVDANLVMNMPKSLTAHGGIDAVTHALEAYVSVMANEYSDGQALQALKLLKAYLPSAYKNGAKDPKAREQVHNAATLAGIAFANAFLGVCHSMAHKIGAEFHLPHGLSNALLISNVVRYNAVDNPSKQAAFSQYDRPKALCRYAEIAQHLGLGGKNDAASVENLVQWLEQLKRDLDIPVSIQAAGVGEADFMAKVDKLAEMAFDDQCTGANPRYPLIAEIRYVLIASFHGQAYVEEQKDAAKPKDHQVIALKTKA
- a CDS encoding tagaturonate reductase, which translates into the protein MTRLNESFLKGRARPTPRILQWGEGNFLRSFVDWKVDRLNEKAGSDWGVIVLRPIAGGLPFTLNEQDGVYTVLSRGMNEAGEKVSEPRLIACVRQEISSHEDWQGVLALAHNPDITVVVSNTTDAGIAYVPTVKFEDAPPVSYPGKLTRFLYERWKAFGGKAEAGLQMVACELIDHNGDELRRIVLQHANEWTLEPTFIAWLETANAFYNTLVDRIVPGFPRAEADTLTEELGYEDKFMSAAELFHFFVIERKPGMPELRIPLADHDEGTVVVEDVTPYKARKVAILNGAHTGLCALSLLAGVESVGEAVSQPAGARFLDRLLNEEVIPFLTLPKGELQEFAAAVLRRFQNPYIRHLWYDISLNGIVKYQTRNLDRLLAYDEKFGKPAPLMTLSLASWLAFYLGRFEGAKALPPRDSADIIERVASIAAADDGTDKGLESMIAAYLQETAFWGRSIDTPNLRAKVIEDFRYLTEEPFSFTRLDAFLDKA